A region of Natribaculum luteum DNA encodes the following proteins:
- a CDS encoding 30S ribosomal protein S11: MSQDDEKWGIAHVHASFNNTVMTVTDLTGAETIAKSSGGTAVKQNRDEASPYAAMQMAESVAEEVKAAGITGLHVRVRGPGGNLQKSPGPGAQATIRALARSGIEIGRIEDVTPIPHDGSRAPKGKGGY, from the coding sequence ATGAGTCAAGACGACGAAAAGTGGGGAATCGCCCACGTGCACGCATCGTTCAACAACACCGTCATGACCGTGACCGACCTCACGGGCGCGGAGACGATCGCCAAGTCCTCCGGTGGGACGGCGGTCAAGCAGAACCGCGACGAGGCATCGCCGTACGCGGCCATGCAGATGGCCGAGTCCGTCGCCGAGGAGGTCAAAGCTGCCGGCATCACGGGTCTGCACGTTCGCGTCCGTGGCCCAGGCGGCAACCTCCAGAAGTCCCCGGGGCCGGGTGCGCAGGCGACGATCCGCGCGCTCGCACGCTCGGGTATCGAGATCGGTCGCATCGAAGACGTCACGCCGATCCCACACGACGGATCGCGCGCACCGAAAGGCAAGGGCGGCTACTAG
- a CDS encoding DNA-directed RNA polymerase subunit D, with protein MTEEYDVEFVEREDRKARFLVRGVTPAFANGIRRAMIADVPTMAIDTVRFVENSSVMFDEQLALRLGLVPLTTPPEGEFTEDDTVTLSIDVEGPATAYSGDLVSSDALVQPADENVPIIELKDDQRLEAEADAVLDRGKDHAKHQGGVAVGYRHLQRVEVGDDVPEFEEQERRIVRGVIEEDGELVPTSEFDHDLSNRYPGKEVRVEDVPNAFVFHVETDGSFTVDELVARAVDSIEARATELEEAVQL; from the coding sequence ATGACCGAGGAGTACGACGTCGAGTTCGTCGAACGCGAGGATCGCAAGGCGCGATTTCTCGTCCGCGGGGTTACGCCCGCGTTCGCCAACGGCATCCGCCGGGCGATGATCGCGGACGTCCCTACCATGGCCATCGACACCGTCAGGTTCGTCGAGAACTCGTCGGTCATGTTCGACGAGCAACTCGCCTTGCGGCTCGGGCTCGTCCCGCTGACGACGCCGCCGGAAGGCGAGTTCACCGAGGATGACACCGTCACCCTCTCGATCGACGTCGAAGGCCCGGCGACCGCCTACTCGGGCGACCTCGTCTCGAGCGACGCCCTCGTCCAGCCGGCCGACGAGAACGTCCCGATCATCGAACTCAAAGACGACCAGCGCCTCGAGGCAGAGGCCGACGCCGTCTTGGACCGAGGCAAAGACCACGCCAAACACCAGGGCGGGGTCGCGGTCGGCTACCGCCACCTCCAGCGCGTGGAGGTCGGCGACGACGTCCCCGAGTTCGAAGAACAGGAGCGTCGGATCGTCCGCGGCGTGATCGAAGAAGACGGCGAACTCGTTCCGACGAGCGAGTTCGACCACGACCTCTCGAACCGGTACCCGGGGAAGGAGGTCCGCGTCGAGGACGTCCCGAACGCCTTCGTCTTCCACGTCGAGACCGACGGGTCGTTCACGGTCGACGAACTGGTCGCTCGAGCCGTCGACTCGATCGAGGCTCGCGCGACCGAACTCGAAGAAGCAGTACAGCTATAG
- a CDS encoding 50S ribosomal protein L18e, whose protein sequence is MSSKTNPRLNDLIAELKSTSRETDADVWRDVADRLEKPRRTHAEVNLGRIERYAREEETVVVPGKVLGSGALQKNVTVAAVDFSSSAETKIDQVGESVPLEQLLEENPDGSDVRVIR, encoded by the coding sequence ATGAGTAGTAAAACGAACCCGAGGCTCAACGATCTCATCGCCGAGCTGAAGTCGACGTCCCGCGAAACGGACGCCGACGTCTGGCGAGACGTTGCGGATCGACTCGAGAAGCCCCGCCGCACCCACGCAGAGGTGAACCTGGGGCGGATCGAGCGATACGCACGCGAAGAAGAGACGGTCGTCGTTCCCGGCAAGGTGCTGGGAAGCGGCGCGTTGCAAAAGAACGTGACTGTCGCTGCCGTCGACTTCTCGTCGTCGGCAGAGACGAAGATCGACCAGGTCGGCGAGTCGGTACCGCTCGAGCAGTTGCTCGAAGAGAACCCAGACGGATCTGACGTTCGGGTGATTCGATGA
- a CDS encoding 50S ribosomal protein L13 — MSLAEFDADVVVDARDCILGRVASQVAERALEGERIAVVNAEDAVITGDKEDVFETYRKRLQLGSDSGPYYPKRPDTIFKRSIRGMLPYKKQRGREAFENVRVYVGNPYGESAGSRSPRSGDGEAVEAEILEGTSLDRLSNIRFVHLGEVSDQLGANVTW, encoded by the coding sequence ATGAGTCTCGCAGAATTTGACGCAGACGTCGTCGTCGACGCCCGCGACTGCATCCTGGGTCGCGTCGCGAGCCAGGTCGCAGAGCGCGCCCTCGAGGGCGAGCGCATCGCGGTCGTGAACGCGGAAGACGCGGTCATCACCGGCGACAAAGAAGACGTCTTCGAGACGTACCGCAAGCGGCTCCAGCTCGGTTCCGACAGCGGACCGTACTACCCCAAGCGACCGGACACGATCTTCAAGCGGTCCATCCGGGGCATGCTGCCGTACAAGAAGCAGCGCGGTCGCGAGGCGTTCGAAAACGTCCGCGTTTACGTCGGCAACCCGTACGGGGAGAGCGCGGGCTCGCGGAGTCCGCGAAGCGGAGACGGCGAAGCCGTCGAAGCCGAGATCCTCGAGGGGACGTCGCTGGATCGACTCTCGAACATCCGCTTCGTCCACCTGGGCGAAGTCTCTGACCAACTCGGTGCTAACGTCACATGGTAA
- a CDS encoding 30S ribosomal protein S9 yields the protein MVTNTSGKKKTAVARATVHDGEGRVRINSQPVELVEPEMSRLKMLEPFRIAGEDLRSEMDIDVRVEGGGISGQADAVRTAIARGIVQYTNDAELRDAYMEFDRSLLVNDVRQSEPKKWGGPGARARYQKSYR from the coding sequence ATGGTAACGAACACGAGCGGAAAGAAGAAGACCGCCGTCGCTCGCGCGACGGTGCACGACGGCGAAGGTCGCGTGCGAATCAACTCCCAGCCCGTCGAGCTGGTCGAACCGGAGATGTCCCGGCTGAAGATGCTCGAGCCGTTCCGCATCGCCGGGGAGGACCTGCGCAGCGAGATGGACATCGACGTTCGCGTCGAAGGTGGTGGCATCAGCGGACAGGCCGACGCCGTCCGAACCGCCATCGCACGCGGAATCGTCCAGTACACGAACGACGCCGAACTCCGCGACGCCTACATGGAGTTCGACCGATCGCTGCTGGTCAACGACGTTCGCCAGTCCGAACCCAAGAAGTGGGGCGGTCCCGGCGCTCGGGCTCGCTACCAGAAGTCCTACCGCTAA
- a CDS encoding DNA-directed RNA polymerase subunit N: MMVPVRCFTCGNVVGEHWEEFKARAQDGDEDPAEVLDDLGVERYCCRRMLVSHTDLVDVVSPYQ, translated from the coding sequence ATGATGGTACCGGTCCGGTGTTTCACGTGCGGTAACGTCGTGGGCGAACACTGGGAGGAGTTCAAAGCACGCGCTCAAGATGGCGACGAGGACCCAGCGGAAGTGCTGGACGACCTCGGCGTCGAGCGCTACTGCTGTCGACGGATGCTCGTCTCGCACACCGACCTCGTCGACGTCGTCTCACCATACCAGTAA
- a CDS encoding DNA-directed RNA polymerase subunit K: protein MQGQRHNRYEKARILGARALQVSHGAPVLIESDQTEPILIAAEEYDAGVLPFTVKRGGQ from the coding sequence ATGCAGGGACAACGCCACAACCGATACGAGAAGGCACGCATCCTCGGTGCGAGAGCGTTGCAGGTCTCCCACGGGGCGCCCGTGCTGATCGAGAGCGACCAGACGGAGCCGATCCTGATCGCCGCCGAAGAGTACGACGCGGGAGTGCTTCCCTTCACCGTCAAGCGGGGTGGGCAATGA
- the eno gene encoding phosphopyruvate hydratase encodes MTLITDVRLREVLDSRGNPTVEADVLTESGGFGRAAAPSGASTGEYEAIERPPGEAIAAAREHAVPRLVGEAYAGNQREVDAILRAADGTDDFSEIGANSAVAISMAAAKAGADVLGAPLFQHLGGTFRGENFPIPLGNVVGGGEHAADATDIQEFLAAPVGAPNVADAVFANAAVHGEVADLLAERGEACGKGDEGAWAPSIDDAEAFEIVDEAVSTVEDDVGFEIKFGLDVAASEMYDADADVYEYGDGTRDTDEQIEYVASLVEEYDLVYVEDPLDEDDYEAFAELTDRVGEQTLICGDDLFVTNTDRLAEGIEQGAANSILIKPNQIGTLTDAFDAIELATHNGYDSVVSHRSGETEDATIAHLAVATDAPFIKTGAVGGERTAKLNELIRIADDAT; translated from the coding sequence ATGACGCTGATCACCGACGTCCGGCTCCGTGAAGTGCTCGACTCGCGGGGCAACCCGACCGTCGAGGCCGACGTCCTCACCGAGAGCGGCGGCTTCGGTCGTGCGGCTGCTCCCTCGGGGGCGAGCACGGGCGAGTACGAAGCGATCGAGCGTCCGCCCGGCGAGGCGATCGCGGCGGCACGCGAACACGCCGTTCCGCGCCTCGTCGGCGAGGCGTACGCGGGCAATCAGCGCGAGGTCGACGCAATCTTGCGCGCTGCCGACGGCACCGACGACTTTTCGGAGATCGGCGCGAACAGCGCAGTCGCCATCTCGATGGCCGCCGCGAAGGCAGGTGCCGACGTGCTCGGTGCGCCGCTGTTCCAGCACCTCGGTGGCACGTTCCGCGGCGAGAACTTCCCGATCCCACTCGGCAACGTCGTCGGTGGCGGCGAACACGCCGCCGACGCGACCGACATCCAGGAGTTCCTTGCAGCACCCGTCGGCGCGCCGAACGTCGCCGACGCAGTCTTCGCCAACGCCGCTGTCCACGGGGAGGTCGCCGACCTGCTCGCGGAACGGGGCGAGGCCTGCGGCAAGGGTGACGAGGGCGCGTGGGCGCCGTCGATCGACGACGCGGAGGCGTTCGAGATCGTCGACGAGGCCGTCTCGACGGTCGAAGACGACGTCGGCTTCGAGATCAAATTCGGTCTCGACGTCGCAGCCTCCGAGATGTACGACGCCGACGCCGACGTCTACGAGTACGGAGACGGGACTCGAGACACGGACGAACAGATCGAGTACGTCGCCTCACTAGTCGAAGAGTACGACCTCGTCTACGTCGAGGACCCGCTCGACGAGGACGACTACGAAGCGTTCGCCGAGCTCACCGACCGCGTGGGCGAGCAGACGCTCATCTGTGGCGACGATCTGTTCGTGACGAACACCGATCGTCTCGCAGAGGGGATCGAACAGGGCGCGGCCAATAGCATCCTGATCAAGCCCAACCAGATCGGCACGCTGACCGACGCCTTCGACGCGATCGAACTCGCGACGCACAACGGCTACGACTCGGTCGTCTCCCACCGGTCTGGCGAGACCGAGGACGCGACGATCGCACACCTCGCCGTCGCGACCGACGCGCCGTTCATCAAGACGGGCGCTGTCGGCGGCGAGCGAACCGCAAAGTTAAACGAGCTCATTCGAATCGCAGACGACGCGACATGA
- the rpsB gene encoding 30S ribosomal protein S2: MTDDNAQQEGLDAAEEEIDEEPAEGAGPAAEPSEDVEPADEQDAEAEAEAEADEGPSLDDDVMSDEEADLLIPVEDYLGAGVHIGTQQKTEDMERFIHRVRTDGLYVLDVSKTDQRIRTAADFLANYAPEQILVTSSRQYGRFPAEKFAEAVGARARTGRFIPGTLTNPKYDGYIEPDVVVVTDPIGDAQAVKEAITVGIPVIAMCDSNNQTSNVDLVVPTNNKGRKALSVVYWLLANEVLDRRGAEPSYSLEDFESVV; encoded by the coding sequence ATGACTGACGACAACGCACAACAGGAGGGGCTCGACGCCGCCGAAGAGGAGATCGACGAGGAACCGGCCGAAGGAGCCGGTCCCGCCGCCGAACCCTCCGAGGACGTCGAACCCGCGGACGAACAGGACGCCGAGGCGGAAGCCGAGGCCGAAGCAGACGAGGGGCCGAGCCTCGACGACGACGTGATGTCCGACGAGGAGGCCGACCTGCTCATCCCCGTCGAGGACTACCTCGGAGCCGGTGTCCACATCGGTACCCAGCAGAAGACCGAGGACATGGAGCGGTTCATCCACCGCGTCCGGACCGACGGCCTCTACGTGCTGGACGTCTCGAAGACCGACCAGCGCATCCGCACGGCCGCGGACTTCCTCGCGAACTACGCACCGGAGCAGATCCTCGTCACCTCCTCGCGCCAGTACGGTCGCTTCCCGGCGGAGAAGTTCGCCGAGGCCGTCGGTGCGCGAGCACGGACGGGCCGGTTCATCCCCGGCACGCTCACGAACCCCAAGTACGACGGCTACATCGAACCCGACGTCGTCGTCGTCACGGACCCGATCGGCGACGCACAGGCCGTCAAGGAAGCGATTACGGTCGGCATCCCGGTCATCGCGATGTGTGACTCGAACAACCAGACCAGCAACGTCGACCTCGTCGTCCCGACGAACAACAAAGGTCGCAAGGCCCTCTCGGTCGTCTACTGGCTGCTCGCAAACGAGGTCCTCGACCGCCGCGGCGCGGAGCCGTCGTACTCGCTCGAGGACTTCGAGAGCGTGGTCTGA
- a CDS encoding CbaC protein: MLLVLIAIIAVVGVELRTALGFFDIQLSITSVIVLIVLAIGVLVFWATLPTAGESNEE, encoded by the coding sequence ATGCTCCTCGTGTTGATCGCGATCATCGCCGTGGTCGGCGTCGAGTTACGGACGGCACTCGGGTTCTTCGACATCCAACTGTCGATCACGTCGGTAATCGTGCTCATCGTGCTCGCGATCGGGGTGCTCGTGTTCTGGGCGACACTCCCCACTGCGGGTGAGTCGAACGAGGAGTAA
- a CDS encoding b(o/a)3-type cytochrome-c oxidase subunit 1 encodes MSTFVDEYPSEARVIRMSFWSSFVALTLGAVFGLIQVLHRTDVYRFIDSTDYYTVLTGHGVFMVITFTIFFLVGVFQWAVTSSLERGPVDIRFTWMWYGVMSLGSILVAVAILAGFTDATDVSSDVLFTFYAPLQAHPLFYIGLVLFVIGTWLAGASWFWTWWTWKDDHPDERIPLPTFMVLTTMIMWYISTIGVAISILAFLLPWSLGLVDSVNPLLTRTLFWYFGHPVVYFWLMPAYLLWYNVLPKLSGGRLFSDPLARVVFILFILLSTPVGIHHQYMDPGIAEGFKFIVMTNTMFLLLPSFLTAFTVVASMEHGARQRGGEGYFGWLGALPWRDPSFTGMALAGLVFSFGGFTGIVNAGMSLNYLVHNTFWIPGHIHTQVGTAVALTFMAGSYWLVPQVTGNQLVSRSVGLFQVVLWFVGIVFMTNAMYRGGLVGIPRRTAEPQYQGFEYEPLVGSVAELDAQVALGGTLLFLSAVLFLWNMLLTAFNSGSEPLVDGTLPPALSGPEDSPRVLDNLKLWTAIALVLILLAYSMPLAGIIQDGGLFGPNVDAFPVFVDAVSTSVDATVSSVSLESIRGIIT; translated from the coding sequence ATGAGCACGTTCGTCGATGAGTATCCGTCCGAAGCGCGCGTGATCCGGATGTCCTTCTGGAGTTCGTTCGTCGCACTCACACTCGGTGCGGTCTTCGGGCTCATCCAGGTGCTCCACCGGACGGACGTCTACCGCTTCATCGACTCGACCGACTACTACACCGTCCTGACGGGCCACGGGGTCTTCATGGTCATCACGTTCACCATCTTCTTTCTCGTTGGCGTCTTCCAGTGGGCGGTGACCAGCAGTCTCGAGCGCGGTCCGGTCGACATACGGTTCACCTGGATGTGGTACGGCGTGATGTCACTGGGGTCGATACTGGTAGCGGTCGCGATCCTCGCGGGCTTTACCGACGCGACCGACGTGAGTTCGGACGTCCTCTTTACGTTCTACGCGCCGTTGCAGGCTCACCCGCTGTTTTACATCGGCCTGGTTCTGTTCGTGATCGGCACCTGGCTCGCCGGCGCCAGCTGGTTCTGGACGTGGTGGACCTGGAAAGACGATCACCCCGACGAGCGGATCCCGCTGCCGACGTTCATGGTCCTGACGACGATGATCATGTGGTACATCTCGACGATCGGCGTCGCGATTTCGATCCTCGCGTTCCTGTTGCCGTGGTCGCTCGGACTCGTCGACTCGGTCAATCCGCTGCTGACGCGGACCCTGTTCTGGTACTTCGGTCACCCGGTCGTCTACTTCTGGCTGATGCCGGCGTACCTGCTGTGGTACAACGTTCTCCCCAAGCTCTCCGGCGGTCGCCTGTTCAGCGATCCGCTCGCGAGGGTCGTGTTCATCCTCTTTATTCTGCTTTCGACGCCGGTCGGCATCCACCACCAGTACATGGACCCCGGGATCGCGGAGGGATTCAAATTCATCGTGATGACGAACACGATGTTCCTCCTGCTGCCGAGTTTCCTGACGGCGTTTACCGTCGTCGCGAGCATGGAACACGGTGCCCGTCAGCGCGGCGGCGAAGGGTACTTCGGCTGGCTGGGGGCACTGCCCTGGCGCGATCCGTCGTTCACCGGGATGGCGCTCGCGGGACTCGTGTTCTCCTTTGGCGGCTTCACGGGCATAGTCAACGCCGGCATGAGCCTCAACTACCTCGTTCATAACACGTTCTGGATCCCGGGCCACATTCACACCCAGGTCGGAACGGCCGTCGCGCTCACATTCATGGCTGGGTCCTACTGGCTCGTTCCGCAAGTGACCGGCAACCAGCTCGTGAGTCGGTCGGTCGGACTCTTCCAGGTCGTCCTCTGGTTCGTCGGCATCGTGTTCATGACGAACGCGATGTACCGCGGTGGGCTGGTCGGCATTCCGCGCCGAACCGCAGAACCACAGTACCAGGGTTTCGAGTACGAACCGCTGGTTGGCTCCGTTGCCGAACTGGACGCTCAGGTCGCCCTCGGCGGGACGCTCCTCTTTCTCTCCGCAGTCCTCTTTCTCTGGAACATGCTCCTCACCGCGTTCAACAGCGGCAGTGAACCGCTCGTCGACGGGACGCTTCCGCCCGCACTCTCCGGACCCGAGGACTCCCCTCGCGTCCTCGACAACCTGAAACTGTGGACTGCGATCGCCCTCGTGCTCATCCTCCTCGCGTACTCGATGCCGCTCGCGGGCATCATTCAGGACGGCGGCCTGTTCGGGCCCAACGTCGACGCGTTCCCGGTCTTCGTCGACGCCGTCTCCACCTCCGTCGACGCGACCGTCTCTTCTGTCTCGCTCGAGTCAATCCGAGGGATTATCACCTGA
- a CDS encoding cytochrome oxidase — protein sequence MPNSSIAVETTRERTLGHDEFDPIGTLALITLYFLILVVMWLFMYFVEFVGNGPTVVGVV from the coding sequence ATGCCAAACTCGAGTATTGCCGTCGAGACAACTCGGGAACGCACGCTCGGTCACGACGAGTTCGACCCGATCGGGACGCTCGCCCTGATCACGCTGTACTTTCTCATTCTCGTCGTGATGTGGCTGTTCATGTACTTCGTCGAGTTCGTCGGGAACGGACCGACGGTGGTGGGTGTCGTATGA
- the mvk gene encoding mevalonate kinase gives MTLSSAPGKVYLFGEHAVVYGEPAVPCAIERRARVEVRRRDDDKLRVHAEDLSLDGFTVEYGGQTDDRPDVDVSEGLIDAAMGYVDGAIDQVRDATGEDEVGFDVTIESDIPLGAGLGSSAAVVVAAIDAASRELGVTLERDEIARRAFETEYEVQDGQASRADTFCSATGGAVRVEGDDCRSIEAPDLPIVVGFDGGAGDTGALVAGVRALREEYEFAGDTVEAIGDVVRNGEDVLATGDLEELGRLMNFNHGLLSALGVSSRSLDAMVWAARDAGAYGAKLTGAGGGGCIVALDPTDATETALKFTPGCEDAFRAELAEEGVKRLE, from the coding sequence ATGACTCTCTCGAGCGCTCCCGGCAAGGTGTACCTGTTCGGGGAGCACGCGGTGGTCTACGGCGAGCCGGCGGTGCCGTGTGCCATCGAGCGACGTGCTCGCGTGGAGGTGCGACGGCGCGACGACGACAAACTCCGCGTTCACGCCGAAGACCTCTCCCTCGACGGCTTCACCGTCGAGTACGGCGGACAGACGGACGACCGCCCGGACGTCGACGTTTCCGAGGGGCTGATCGACGCAGCGATGGGGTACGTCGACGGGGCGATCGACCAGGTTCGAGACGCCACGGGCGAAGACGAGGTCGGCTTCGACGTCACCATCGAGAGTGACATCCCGCTGGGGGCGGGACTGGGCTCGTCCGCAGCGGTCGTCGTCGCGGCCATCGACGCCGCGAGCCGCGAACTCGGCGTCACGCTCGAGCGCGATGAGATCGCCAGACGGGCGTTCGAAACCGAGTACGAGGTCCAGGACGGACAGGCCTCGCGTGCCGACACGTTCTGTTCGGCGACGGGCGGGGCAGTCCGCGTCGAGGGCGACGATTGCCGTTCGATCGAGGCCCCCGACCTCCCGATCGTCGTCGGCTTCGACGGCGGGGCAGGTGATACGGGCGCACTCGTCGCGGGCGTCCGGGCACTTCGCGAGGAGTACGAGTTCGCCGGCGACACGGTCGAAGCGATCGGCGACGTGGTCAGAAACGGCGAGGACGTCCTCGCGACCGGCGACCTCGAGGAACTCGGCCGGCTGATGAACTTCAACCACGGGCTGCTCTCGGCGCTTGGGGTCTCCTCGCGGTCGCTCGACGCGATGGTCTGGGCGGCCCGCGACGCCGGCGCCTACGGCGCGAAACTGACGGGCGCGGGCGGCGGCGGCTGTATCGTCGCGCTCGATCCGACGGACGCGACGGAGACGGCCCTGAAATTCACGCCCGGCTGTGAAGACGCCTTCCGCGCGGAGCTCGCCGAGGAGGGGGTGAAGCGGCTCGAATGA
- a CDS encoding isopentenyl phosphate kinase — protein MIVLKLGGSVVTDKDRAETLDGPALERAADAVAAAVSSGAVERLVVVHGGGSFGHHHASEHGVSTTEGTHDADAALAIHGAMKTLDEFVLEALLERDVPALPVHPFSAAHRDDDGDLHLSTGQVQTLLAEGFVPVLHGDVVAHAGEGVTIVSGDELVAELATALEADRIGLCSTVPGVLDTDDAVIDRITSFADVEAVLGGSDATDVTGGMAAKVRALLELDARASIFGLDALESFLEGDEPGTTVE, from the coding sequence ATGATCGTCCTGAAACTCGGCGGAAGCGTCGTCACCGACAAGGACCGCGCGGAGACCCTCGACGGGCCGGCACTCGAGCGAGCAGCCGATGCCGTGGCCGCCGCCGTCTCGAGTGGCGCAGTCGAACGGCTCGTCGTCGTCCACGGCGGCGGCAGCTTCGGTCACCACCACGCGAGCGAACACGGAGTCAGCACGACGGAGGGGACCCACGACGCCGACGCCGCCCTCGCGATCCACGGGGCGATGAAGACGCTCGACGAGTTCGTCCTCGAGGCCCTGCTCGAGCGCGACGTCCCGGCGCTGCCGGTCCACCCGTTCTCGGCGGCCCACCGCGACGACGACGGTGATCTCCACCTGTCGACGGGACAGGTCCAGACCTTGCTCGCGGAGGGGTTCGTCCCCGTCCTCCACGGCGACGTCGTCGCCCACGCCGGCGAGGGCGTGACGATCGTCAGCGGGGACGAACTCGTGGCGGAGCTCGCGACGGCACTCGAGGCCGACCGGATCGGCCTCTGCTCGACGGTTCCCGGCGTGCTCGACACCGACGACGCCGTGATCGACCGGATCACGTCGTTCGCGGACGTCGAGGCCGTCCTCGGCGGCAGCGACGCGACCGACGTGACCGGAGGCATGGCCGCGAAGGTCCGGGCGTTGCTCGAGTTAGACGCGCGGGCGTCGATCTTCGGCCTCGACGCGCTCGAGTCGTTCCTCGAGGGCGACGAACCGGGGACGACGGTGGAGTAG
- a CDS encoding gamma carbonic anhydrase family protein — protein MIRSFDGHEPEIADSAYVDESAVVVGEVTIEADASVWPGAVLRGDHGRIVLREGANVQDNATIHEGAEIGPYATVGHNAIVHSATVGRRSMVGMGAIVLDGTEVGEKSLVGANSVVTEHTTIPDSVLAVGSPAEVVKQVEDSTWHEAGDRYVELSRTHAETSEVLERGTVSPED, from the coding sequence ATGATCCGATCGTTCGACGGGCACGAACCGGAAATCGCCGACTCGGCGTACGTCGACGAGAGCGCGGTCGTCGTCGGCGAGGTCACGATCGAAGCCGACGCGAGCGTCTGGCCCGGCGCGGTGCTTCGCGGCGACCACGGCCGCATCGTCTTGCGCGAGGGGGCGAACGTCCAGGACAACGCCACGATCCACGAGGGGGCGGAGATCGGTCCGTACGCGACCGTCGGCCACAACGCCATCGTCCACAGCGCGACGGTGGGACGGCGGAGCATGGTCGGGATGGGCGCGATCGTCCTCGACGGAACCGAGGTCGGCGAGAAGAGCCTCGTCGGCGCGAACAGCGTCGTCACCGAGCACACGACGATCCCCGACTCGGTCCTCGCTGTCGGCTCACCCGCCGAGGTCGTCAAGCAAGTCGAGGACTCCACCTGGCACGAGGCCGGCGACCGATACGTCGAGCTCTCGAGAACGCACGCCGAGACGTCGGAGGTGCTCGAGCGCGGGACGGTCTCCCCCGAGGACTGA